The following proteins come from a genomic window of Planctomycetota bacterium:
- the mdh gene encoding malate dehydrogenase gives MRRPKISVIGAGNVGATCAVWAAQKELGDIVLVDIPQVDGMPQGKALDLMQASPVEGFDSNIVGATDYDATQGSDVVIVTAGLPRKPGMSRDDLIAKNTEIVRGVAKQVAQHSPNAVMIVVSNPLDAMVYVAWKASGFEPNKVVGQAGVLDTARYRTFLAQEIGCSVEDVTALLLGGHGDDMVPLKRYTFAGGIPVEQLVPGDKLEAIIDRTRKGGAEIVGLLKTGSAYYAPSSASVQMAEAIIRDKKRILPAAAYCNGQYGIDGYFVGVPVVLGSGGVEKVLEIELDDDEKVAFQTSIDHVKELVEVASKF, from the coding sequence ATGCGACGCCCCAAAATTTCGGTCATCGGTGCAGGCAACGTCGGCGCGACTTGTGCCGTCTGGGCTGCTCAGAAGGAACTTGGCGACATCGTGCTCGTCGACATCCCGCAAGTCGACGGCATGCCGCAGGGCAAGGCGCTCGACCTCATGCAGGCTTCGCCGGTCGAGGGCTTTGACTCGAACATCGTCGGTGCGACCGACTACGACGCGACGCAGGGCAGCGACGTCGTCATCGTCACGGCCGGGCTGCCGCGGAAACCGGGCATGAGCCGCGACGATCTGATCGCCAAGAACACCGAGATCGTCCGCGGTGTCGCGAAGCAGGTCGCCCAACACTCGCCCAACGCCGTCATGATCGTTGTCAGCAACCCGCTCGACGCGATGGTCTACGTCGCCTGGAAGGCCAGCGGCTTCGAGCCGAACAAGGTCGTCGGCCAGGCCGGCGTGCTCGATACGGCACGCTATCGCACGTTCTTGGCCCAGGAAATCGGCTGCAGCGTCGAGGATGTCACCGCACTGCTGCTCGGCGGGCACGGCGATGACATGGTGCCGCTGAAGCGATACACGTTCGCCGGCGGCATTCCGGTCGAGCAGCTCGTCCCGGGCGACAAGCTCGAGGCGATCATCGACCGCACCCGCAAGGGCGGCGCCGAGATCGTCGGCCTGCTCAAGACCGGCAGCGCGTACTACGCCCCGTCGTCCGCCAGCGTGCAGATGGCTGAGGCGATCATCCGCGACAAGAAGCGGATTTTGCCGGCCGCCGCGTACTGCAACGGGCAGTACGGCATCGACGGCTACTTCGTCGGCGTGCCGGTCGTTCTGGGCTCTGGCGGCGTGGAGAAGGTCCTCGAAATCGAGCTCGACGACGACGAGAAAGTTGCCTTCCAGACGAGCATCGACCACGTCAAGGAGCTGGTGGAAGTCGCCAGCAAGTTCTGA